CCTGTGGTGTACCCACATAAAAGCCATGGCAGGTGAAAATAAACCATCTTTGCTGGCTGTGAACATCACTACAAGCACAATTATTGCTGATTTTTCTTTGGGATGGCCACCAGCTACTGGTTCTCGTGCCCTTCCCCAAATCCTTGTGCACTGTGGCATGAGCAGATGTGAGGGTGAACTCTGGAGTTTTCccaaggaaagcaggaggaCAAAGCACAATGGCAGCATTCATCCCGCCTGCAGTGCCATCCTGCCCTCATTgttctgcaaaacaaaacaaatccaagaGGGACGAGGTCGCAAAATTACTTCAAGCGTCAAGAATCGCTCTGccggcaaaaaaaaaaaaaaaaaaaaaagagggaaaattgaAAACTAATAATTAAAAAGCAATGAGAAAACCACTCATTAAGAAAGGAGCTGCTTGAACtctagaaaagcaaaattctagCTCGTGCTTTCTGTGCTGTGATTTGCTCTCAGAGATGGAGAGAAACCAAAAGCCAGGGAGAAGAAGCTCTCCTGCAGGAACACCAGAGGTCGGAGTTTCTGCAGATATCCCTGTTCTGAACATggtttataatttatatttatcttCTCTCATCAGCAACTGCTTTTCTGAGCTGTACTTCTGCTCTGTAAACTCACAACGTTAGCACTTCTTTCATCAGGCAACAGTTACATCCCCTGGTGTAAAAGATGTTGAAATTCCCGGTCTTTCACCTCTTTTTAAGTGAAGAAACTGCCAACAAGCAATTTTTTGGTCGTGAAATATCATAACTGTTGACTGTGGTATCCCTTATCATTGCTGCTGTGTATAGAAAGAGCTTCATTAACACAGtagttaataaattaatttaaaaatccatttctccAAGTAGACAGTGTCTCTAAAGCAAGGAGACTCAGCCCCTGGGTGGGGATGAGGGGGCAGGAGTGACCCTCGCTtcttttttggggtgaaaatcacagaatcacagagtggtttgggttggaagggacttctggACATCATCCAAGGAACACATCCAGGTGGGGTTGGAATGTCACCAGAGAGGGACGCTGCAGGTTCAGAGCTCTGCCACCCTCAACATAAAGAAATTCTTTCTTGTGTGGAGGGGAAATTTgttgtgttttagtttatggccatACTCCTGTCACAGAAAATAATCCAGGATCATCCTCTGGCACCCCTTGGAGATATTTCTATGGATCGACGGGATCCCCtctctgctccagagagagGATCCCATGAATCcatagaaataaaatcaaatctgTAACTCTACCGAAGGGCTGAATTCAAAGAGGCTTTTGGAGGCTCGTTTTCCACAGAGAACAATTCTATGAAGGCTGAAACACTTTCCATGGCGATCTGGGTGTTTATTGTGACTGAAGGTGCCACGGGTGCAGGTTTATTGTGCTTTAGGTGTTTATTTAGAGACTGATGGTCCCTCACAGATTTAGGTGTTTATTTCTTTAGAGACCGATGCTCCTTCACAGGTTTAGGTGTTTACTGAAACCGATGGTCCCTCACAGATTTAGATGTTTATTGAGACCGATGGTCCCTCACAGATTTAGGTGTTTATTTAGAGACCGATGGTCCCTCACAGGTTTAGGTGTTTATTGTGGCTCAGGATCCGACAAGAGCGGATTTATCACTATGTAGGTCCGTATTGTGGCAGAAAGTCCCACAGAGACGTGGGTTTAACACTATTTTGGTGTTTATTGTGACTGAGGATCCTATAAAGGCAGGTTTATCACGATATAACTGTTTATTGTGATTGAGGATCCTACAAAGGCAGGTTTATCACGATATAACTGTTTATTGTGACTGAGGACCCTACAAAGGCAGGTTTATCACGACATAACTGTTTATTGTAACTGAGGATCCTACAAAGGCAGGTTTATCACGATATAACTGTTTATTGAGACTGAGGATCCTACAAAGGCAGGTTTATCACGATATAACTGTTTATTGTGACTGAGGATCCTGCGCGCGCCTATTTATCACAATTTAGACGCTTATTGTGGATTAAAATCCGGCACATGTAGGTCTATCGCTATTTAAACCTTTATTATGACCAACAGCCCCCCAAGCAGGCGTTTAACCGCAGtttagatatttatttattcactgcgaccgccgctcccgccgccacCGCGCGGCGCCTCaggcgggcggagggggcgtggcctcccctggccccgccccccgcggcGTTCCGGAAGTGACGCACGCGCGGTGACCTTCAGAGGCGGCGTGCGTTTGTCGGGCCGGGTCGCGCCGCTCCGGGATTTCTCCGCTTCTCTCCGCGCTGTTCGGGgcttcctctgctcccctccGCTCCCCGCCGCCATGCCCAGGGGCAGCCGCAGCCGCACGTCCCGCGTGCCGCCCCCCGCTAGGTGAGGGCCcccctctccttctctcctgtgCCCGCGCAGGCCGCAGTGGCCTGGCCGCCATTGTGCGGAGGGTGACGCGCCGCGGTGGTGGCAGCGCCCggttgggctgtgctgggctggataTGAGTTCACGGAGCGGGGTTGGGCGATTTGGGGCATGGAAGTGGGTCTGCTCGGCAGCAGGGCCTGGGCGCCAACACCATGGTAATCAACCGCTTTTGGGTTGAATTGTGTTTTTCCTCAAAACAGCTATGTGAGCTGGGGAGTAACCAGGCAGAAGGAAGCCTGTAATCCGGACCCTGTCTTGCATAAGATGCTTAGCAGAACACCAAGTTCAGTCCTTCAGCGTGTAACAGGGGCGTGTGTAATCCCAGCGTGATCCTGGGCCTCCTGTGCAGCGCACTCTGTGACACTGCCTGTCCCTTCCAGCTCGGGACATTCCGTGCCGCAGGAGGAGCGGTGAACTCCTGGCCCTGCGGCCACATGGCCTCTGCCCGGCATGGTTtgggatgatgatgatgaaatgATGATGAAGTGATGTTTTTCTTTGTGTCCCCGCAGCCGGGCACCCCCGAGGAGAGCCGCGTCTCCATCACCGGCTCCTCAGGCCTCTGTCCCCGCTGCGGCTCCGCCTTCTGCCGTGGCGACCCCGGCCCCAAAGCAGCCGGGGCTGATGGCCCAGATGGCCACAACTGCTGCCGGGGTGGCCGTGGGCTCGGCTGTGGGACACACCATCGGCCACGCCATCACCGGAGGGTTCAGTGGAGGCGGCAGCTCCGAAGCTGCCAGGCCTGATATCACTTACCAGGTGAGGGGGAGCACAGCTGGACACTGACTGATGGCAGCTCGGCTCTATGTGGGCTGAGGGAGTTGCTGGAGCCTTAAACACCACATGAGTCACAGCTTAAATGCTTAAAGTTTTTATATAGACcgtatatatattaaaaaaatatacagtatGTAGCTACAGACTGAATCTCCAAGGTAACTCACCATGAGTCATCTTATAAAGAGTTCAGAGGGATGTGTGGCAAGGTGTTGGCGTTATATTCTACTGTATTCCTCTGATTCAGGCAGGACTTCCATGTTCCAGGTCTGATGTTGGGGAGACCTTTGCTCAGGTGCCATCCAGAATTACCTGAACGTATCAAAACCACTCAAGtgtttgtaattttaaaaactgctctGAATGTGGCATTCTTTTGCTGGAAAATTGTTTTGTGTGGGGGTGGTTTGGCTTTGTTGGAAGGGTCCTTACAGAGCCATTTGGTGTTTCAGGAGCCCCAGGCCGCTcaggctgcccagcagctgcagggtcCTTGCCAGTATGAAATTAAACAGTTCCTGGAGTGTGCCCAGAACCAGACTGACCTCAAGCTGTGTGAGGGCTTCAGTGAGGTGCTCAAGCAGTGCAGGGTTGCCAATGGTAAGTACACAGTGCTGGCAGGCAGCTGTTAAATTTGGGGATAATCTGTAAAAGTATCATGGAAATGATGTCCTGGGGGTTTGATCCAGCTGGGGACTGATGAAGATGCTCTGAAGTCAGGTAAAGCAGCTGCTGTTCTGTTTGGCTTCGTGCTTGGGTGCTGTGGGGTGGAGAGAGGGagaattcctgattttttgTGCTGGTGCATGGATTGAAGATTACTGGAAAAGTGGCAACAGCACATTTGGGGCATTAGCAGAGCTCTAAGGACTACAAAACCATCCTGTCCTGGGAGGAAGGAGGCAGCTGTGCAATGTCTGCAGCTCAGCATATCCCAGCAAATGCATGAGGGAAGGGGGAACACTGTGACAAATCTGGCCTGTGGCAGGGAAAACACCTTCCATTCAGGGATCCAGAATTTACTGAGATACCTCCTTACCCTTCCATTCAGGGATCCAAAACTCACTGAGATAACTCTTTCCCTTTCAGGTTTGGCTTAAGCTGGCACAAGGAGGCTGCTGAAGATCATCTTGCAAGAACTGACCTatgaatgaaaaacaaaaagcttcAGTAATAAAGTTTAAAGCTGTCTGGTATCTTGTTAGTTCATGTATTCACACTCTCATCCCTGTGGCTTGATTCCTGCCATAGCTGCCTCTGATGTGATCTAACTTCACAGCCACAATTTAATTTAGCACAAAATGGAAGAGTGAATAATAAAGCAGAATGAACTAATGTGGGTTTAACTGGTTTTGCTGATTGTTGTGTTGAATGTATGTAATGTCTATAAATAAACTCTCTCTAGAACTACCTTGGTTTAGTTGAGTTTGAGTGCTGGAGTAGAAGGGTGAGGAGGTGAGAATTGATTTTGGCAGGATGTTCTTTTCATGCTGTAATAGGGCTGAACCACGAGAGAGGATGAGCCTGTGGCCtttcctcctgcctggctcaggCAAGTGACAAAGCCACTGCTGCTACATGAaaatagtaattatttttaaagtatttactGATGCAAAGTGCAAACCCTGCTTTTCCCATTGGAGGGAGCAGCCACTGAAATCCTTGGGGCTGCTAAAGTAAACACCCTCCTGGATGCCAATGGAAAAGCCTGGCTAAGCTGTGCTCCCACCAGGAACTGTGGTGGGGAATAACCGTGCTCTGAGAAGTGCAGTtcctgttaaaaataattttcctagCACGACCTGTTTTCCCTGAAGTGCTGTTATGCTGTTGGCTGTTCCTAAAGCACTTCACCTCTcacctgcagttcctggaagtgaaAAGTAAATCGGTGTTCAGGAGAAGCGAGGATACGCCTCCCGCAGCGGAGATGAGGACGGAACTGTGTCCTGATGACAGGAGCAGCTTTGCCTCTGCTGATGCAGCTCTCATCTCATTTCTGGGgtaaaaaaaaactgaaataaaaccagTGGGTGGTTTGGACCACTCTGACACGAAGAAACGGCCTTAGGCTGAtacaggggagaaaaaaaaaaaaaaagaaaccagtgggtggtcaggcattggaataaTTTCGCAGAAAAGCTGCGGAGTCActatccctggaggtgcccGGACCCGGCGCTGGGTGAGGACGGGGGCGGCAGCGCTGGGACCGGCCGCTCCGAGAGCTCCCTCCCACCTTTCCCGCTTGCCCGGCCCTCCCGGCCGAGCCTCGCCGTgccggggacagccccagagCCACGCGGGCGGCGGAAGGGTTAAACCGGGGAAGTGCCGCAGCtccggggcggccccggcccccccTTTGCCGGTGGCCCGGCCATGCCCGCTCCGCTGCCAACTCTCTCCGCgggcccgggcggcggcggccggccCTGAGCGCTCGGCTCCCGGCGGCTccccgcggctcccggcggctcccggtggctccccgcggctcccggcggcTCCCGGAGGCTCCCGGTGGCTCCCCGTGGCTCCCGGCGGTTccccgcggctcccggcggcAGGCCCGGGCCCAGCCCGGCGCTGCCCTCAGCGAGGTGAGGAGCCGGCGGCGCTGAGGGAGGGTTGTGAGGGGGGGTCTTGCCCGGGAAAACTCC
The Taeniopygia guttata chromosome 19, bTaeGut7.mat, whole genome shotgun sequence DNA segment above includes these coding regions:
- the CHCHD2 gene encoding coiled-coil-helix-coiled-coil-helix domain-containing protein 2, which gives rise to MPRGSRSRTSRVPPPASRAPPRRAASPSPAPQASVPAAAPPSAVATPAPKQPGLMAQMATTAAGVAVGSAVGHTIGHAITGGFSGGGSSEAARPDITYQEPQAAQAAQQLQGPCQYEIKQFLECAQNQTDLKLCEGFSEVLKQCRVANGLA